In Salmo trutta chromosome 37, fSalTru1.1, whole genome shotgun sequence, the following proteins share a genomic window:
- the LOC115177511 gene encoding nibrin isoform X2, producing MWTLNPLESGGVTHYLLPGKEYVVGRKNCEVILPNDQSISRAHAHLTATDQALTLKDSSKYGTFVNEERLSGDTPRSLTAGDRVTFGVFHSKFSVKQVTVVVCSSCVDNEGKVSLSQTLQLLGGRLTNTWTQDCTHLVMPTVKVTIKTICALLCCRPIVKQEFFTELTKALQQKQPPPKAESFFPEIDEPSLNKDEVDLTERPERKELFTGKTFLFLNAKQQKRLSLAVSCGGGRSQLLEEGSVPVSLLESPLSCVICMTTGNSQALLPPSTKNTKKWADSVGRILQRKGLRFITESEIGLAAIYVSCDKYCNPSNQMADSESMRMKPTIPGATLSQNAPVDETVMPAASQNITAYAVNTEPSQGISGFDVAGVSAVGETPERDQSRTTSHLNRPKPSGRELAGTCTVAETMMSSFSASDSAGGGGSDRKKGELQHPGGGKGDAITRFLATAPRTNVQTMSPQKHSSQKQQVLQKGSPQKQSALTNFFQPVGKKRPREGEESPTVPSEAKLSRREEDKEKTKRTVPQHSETSNPPHTPTGRSQGQHSSGAHLFPGQTEALSEGFSNPAQQGLQSRKRKEMEEETKGGGASEIEMDELESIMSEDMDESDEPMSASQGQRLKLTEQSSTNQGQRSQLTDKSSTNKRLLETVELTSANKKQRVYPVEPIAANHRSGLESASRRQRAEPVAGVKGEEVSFIEGLGGENLPSRLIVVEFKSLTVATPARPKPRPMKTHGNVNRKDFKRFCKVPVPGAQGLPNIIGGSDLLAHNRGKNSELEEWLRDAAEDERQNKKEETLGDDLFRYNPKPTKKR from the exons ATGTGGACACTGAACCCTTTAGAATCCGGAG GTGTCACCCACTACCTCCTGCCAGGTAAGGAGTATGTGGTGGGGCGTAAGAACTGTGAGGTCATCCTGCCCAATGACCAGTCCATCAGCCGGGCTCATGCTCacctcactgctacagatcag GCCCTGACCCTGAAGGACAGTTCTAAGTATGGCACGTTTGTTAACGAGGAGCGTCTGTCAGGAGACACCCCTCGCAGCCTGACGGCAGGGGACAGAGTGACATTTGGAGTTTTTCACAGCAAATTCAG tgtgaaGCAGGTAACTGTGGTGGTGTGCTCGTCCTGTGTTGATAATGAAGGGAAGGTCTCTCTGTCTCAGACCCTGCAGCTTCTGGGTGGCCGGCTGACCAACACCTGGACACAGGACTGCACTCACCTGGTCATGCCCACTGTTAAAGTCACGATCAAG ACTATCTGTGCGTTGCTGTGCTGTCGGCCCATAGTCAAGCAGGAGTTTTTCACGGAGCTCACCAAAGCCCTGCAACAGAAACAACCACCTCCAAAAGCTGAGAG TTTCTTCCCAGAAATAGACGAGCCCAGTCTGAATAAGGATGAGGTGGACCTGACAGAGAGGCCAGAACGTAAAGAACTTTTCACTGGCAAGACCTTCCTCTTCCTCAATGCCAAACAG CAAAAGCGTCTGAGTTTGGCAGTGAGTTGTGGAGGTGGGAGGAGCCAGCTCTTGGAGGAGGGGTCTGTCCCTGTGTCACTCCTTGAATCTCCATTGAGCTGTGTGATCTGCATGACAACGGGGAACTCCCAAGCACTACTGCCCCCCTCCACTAAGAACACTAAGAAGTGGGCAGACTCTGTGGGGAGGATTCTACAGAG GAAAGGTCTTCGATTCATCACAGAGTCTGAGATCGGATTGGCTGCCATCTATGTCAGCTGTGACAAGTACTGCAATCCCTCCAATCAGATGGCTGACTCAG AATCCATGAGAATGAAACCCACCATTCCTGGCGCCACGCTATCCCAGAATGCACCAGTGGATGAGACAGTAATGCCAGCGGCGTCTCAGAACATCACAGCCTATGCTGTAAACACAGAGCCGTCACAGGGCATCAGTGG GTTTGACGTGGCTGGGGTGAGCGCAGTTGGAGAGACCCCTGAGAGGGACCAGAGCCGGACCACCTCTCATCTTAACCGACCCAAACCCTCAGGCCGAGAGCTGGCCGGGACCTGCACAGTGGCAGAGACTATGATGTCATCATTCAGTGCCTCAGACAGCGCTGGTGGTGGCGGCTCGGACAGAAAAAAGGGAGAGCTACAACATCCAG GTGGAGGGAAAGGTGATGCCATCACCAGATTCCTGGCCACAGCCCCTCGGACCAACGTGCAGACGATGTCCCCACAGAAGCACTCCTCCCAGAAACAACAGGTCTTGCAGAAAGGTTCCCCCCAGAAACAGTCTGCCCTCACTAATTTCTTCCAGCCTGTCGGCAAGAAAAG acctcGGGAAGGCGAGGAGTCCCCTACTGTCCCATCAGAGGCCAAGCTCTCCAGGAGGGAAGAAGACAAGGAGAAGACGAAGAGGACAGTACCACAGCACTCAGAGACCTCCAaccccccacacacccccacagGCAGGTCCCAGGGCCAACACAGCTCAGGTGCACATCTGTTTCCAGGTCAGACTGAGGCTCTGTCAGAGGGGTTCTCCAACCCTGCCCAGCAGGGGCTCCAAtccaggaagaggaaggagatggaggaggagactAAAGGGGGTGGGGCTTCAGAGATAGAGATGGACGAACTGGAGTCCATCATGTCTGAGGACATGGACGAATCGGATGAGCCCATGTCAGCCAGTCAAGGCCAGCGGTTGAAGCTGACGGAACAGAGTTCAACCAATCAAGGCCAGAGGTCTCAACTGACAGACAAGAGCTCAACCAATAAACGGCTCCTAGAAACAGTGGAACTTACCTCTGCCAATAAGAAACAGCGGGTTTATCCAGTGGAACCAATCGCAGCCAATCATAGGTCAGGCTTGGAGTCAGCCAGCAGACGACAGCGAGCGGAGCCTGTAGCTGGGGTCAAAGGCGAAGAGGTGTCTTTTATTGAG GGTTTAGGGGGTGAGAATCTCCCCAGCAGACTTATAGTGGTGGAGTTCAAATCCCTCACCGTGGCAACACCGGCAAGACCTAAACCACGCCCCATGAAGACGCACGGCAATGTCAACAGGAAGGACTTTAAACGCTTCTGCAAG gtccCAGTTCCCGGTGCCCAGGGTTTGCCCAACATCATCGGAGGGTCAGACCTGTTGGCCCACAACCGAGGCAAGAACTCTGAGCTGGAGGAGTGGCTGAGAGACGCAGCAGAG GATGAGCGTCAGAACAAGAAAGAGGAGACTTTGGGAGATGACCTTTTCAG gtacAACCCCAAACCCACCAAGAAAAGATGA
- the LOC115177512 gene encoding oxidative stress-induced growth inhibitor 2-like isoform X1 → MKDCLQPPTIFTLFTSIHPSCHHGDPFSLSLSLSLSLSLSLFLSLSVPALALATAMPLLEETTVPREHPPTLPVVIIGNGPSGICLSYLLSGYKPYLDPSAVHPNPVLYRKLQETRHLPITEQDLEYLSEGLEGRSGNPVAVLFDTLLHPNADFGYEFPPVLQWRRDKQQHLPHLVLGRATPGGAWHVMEGSMLTISLGIWMELPGINYRDLTNNGKCRGVTNDRATPEEISSYYRNYVKLMGLKQNFVDNTYVTSVQKLFRGQEGEGLENGHGVLGEGGKGVYERGKGVYEGREGEGVDEGGGGGLWEVRGYQRVQGDTHVPFCLFSENVVLATGASDSPAQLGVEGEELPFVFHSISALGLAVSRKKLGPNSDPVLIVGAGLSAADAVLCACNNNISVLHAFRKHVDDPGLIFKQLPKTLYPEYHKVYHMMHSQTHATPNMAATSTTNGLPSMAASVCSKMCSKPQPTTTNMAASGGPVLFPDYTSFPEHCVVSFQSDMKCVLQGSNSLKAFKISMALVLIGTHPNLFFLKGQGQYLGLDPTKPISCKQNPVDVHPYTFECTKDPGLFAMGPLVGDNFVRFLKGGALGIASCLLKRLKKKGKLIAEGGGVGGGEFI, encoded by the exons ATGAAAGACTGTCTGCAACCACCAACCATCTTCACTTTGTTTACGAGTATCCATCCATCCTGTCACCATGGTgaccccttttctctctctctctctctctctctctctctctctctctctctctttctctctctcagtgtgcCGGCTCTGGCCCTGGCTACAGCCATGCCTCTTCTGGAAGAGACCACTGTGCCTCGAGAGCATCCCCCCACACTGCCTGTGGTCATCATAG GTAACGGGCCATCAGGTATCTGCCTGTCCTACCTGCTGAGTGGCTACAAGCCCTACCTGGACCCTTCAGCTGTTCACCCAAACCCTGTTCTGTACAGGAAGTTACAGGAGACCAGACACCTGCCCATCACTGAACAG GATCTGGAGTATCTGAGTGAAGGTCTGGAGGGGCGGTCAGGAAACCCTGTAGCGGTGCTGTTTGACACCCTGCTGCACCCCAATGCTGATTTTGGCTACGAGTTTCCCCCTGTGCTACAGTGGAGACGAGACAAGCAGCAGCACCTCCCTCACCTGGTGCTGGGCAGGGCTACGCCTGGAGGGGCCTGGCAC gtGATGGAGGGCTCCATGCTGACCATCAGTCTGGGCATCTGGATGGAACTGCCAGGGATCAACTACCGAGACCTGACTAACAATGGCAAATGCAG gGGCGTGACCAACGACCGGGCCACTCCAGAGGAGATCTCGTCTTACTACCGTAACTACGTCAAGCTGATGGGCCTGAAGCAGAACTTTGTTGACAACACCTACGTGACCTCTGTGCAGAAACTTTTCCGTGGACAGGAGGGGGAGGGtctagagaatggtcatggagtgttgggggaggggggaaagggggtgtacgagaggggaaagggggtgtacgaggggagggagggtgagggtgtAGACGAAGGGGGAGGTGGGGGCCTGTGGGAGGTGAGGGGGTACCAGCGGGTGCAGGGCGACACCCACGTTCCTTTCTGCCTGTTTTCAGAGAATGTAGTTCTGGCCACGGGCGCGTCTGATTCGCCAGCTCAGCTGGGTGTGGAGGGGGAGGAGCTTCCCTTCGTGTTCCACAGCATCTCTGCCCTGGGATTGGCTGTGAGCCGGAAGAAGCTTGGGCCAAACTCTGATCCGGTGCTGATCGTGGGGGCGGGGTTAAGCGCGGCAGATGCGGTTTTGTGCGCTTGTAACAACAACATTTCCGTGCTGCATGCGTTCCGCAAACACGTAGACGACCCAGGCCTCATCTTTAAACAGCTACCCAAGACCCTCTACCCAGAATACCACAAGGTCTACCACATGATGCACTCCCAGACCCATGCAACACCAAACATGGCTGCCACCTCCACTACCAATGGCCTTCCCAGCATGGCCGCCTCAGTCTGCTCCAAGATGTGCTCCAAGCCCCAACCCACCACAACTAACATGGCCGCCagtggtggtcccgttctgttcCCTGACTACACCAGCTTCCCAGAGCACTGCGTGGTGTCCTTCCAGTCAGACATGAAGTGTGTCCTACAGGGGAGCAACTCCCTCAAGGCCTTTAAGATCTCCATGGCTCTGGTGTTGATCGGCACCCACCCCAACCTGTTCTTCCTCAAGGGCCAGGGCCAGTACCTGGGACTGGACCCCACCAAACCCATCTCCTGCAAGCAGAACCCTGTGGATGTGCACCCCTACACCTTCGAGTGCACCAAGGACCCAGGACTGTTCGCCATGGGCCCGCTGGTGGGAGACAACTTTGTTCGCTTCCTAAAGGGCGGTGCTCTAGGCATTGCCTCCTGCCTGCTCAAGAGACTGAAGAAGAAAGGCAAGCTGATCGCAGAAGGGGGAGGAGTCGGAGGAGGGGAGTTTATCTAG
- the LOC115177511 gene encoding nibrin isoform X1: MWTLNPLESGGVTHYLLPGKEYVVGRKNCEVILPNDQSISRAHAHLTATDQALTLKDSSKYGTFVNEERLSGDTPRSLTAGDRVTFGVFHSKFSVKQVTVVVCSSCVDNEGKVSLSQTLQLLGGRLTNTWTQDCTHLVMPTVKVTIKTICALLCCRPIVKQEFFTELTKALQQKQPPPKAESFFPEIDEPSLNKDEVDLTERPERKELFTGKTFLFLNAKQQKRLSLAVSCGGGRSQLLEEGSVPVSLLESPLSCVICMTTGNSQALLPPSTKNTKKWADSVGRILQRKGLRFITESEIGLAAIYVSCDKYCNPSNQMADSESMRMKPTIPGATLSQNAPVDETVMPAASQNITAYAVNTEPSQGISGFDVAGVSAVGETPERDQSRTTSHLNRPKPSGRELAGTCTVAETMMSSFSASDSAGGGGSDRKKGELQHPGGGKGDAITRFLATAPRTNVQTMSPQKHSSQKQQVLQKGSPQKQSALTNFFQPVGKKRPREGEESPTVPSEAKLSRREEDKEKTKRTVPQHSETSNPPHTPTGRSQGQHSSGAHLFPGQTEALSEGFSNPAQQGLQSRKRKEMEEETKGGGASEIEMDELESIMSEDMDESDEPMSASQGQRLKLTEQSSTNQGQRSQLTDKSSTNKRLLETVELTSANKKQRVYPVEPIAANHRSGLESASRRQRAEPVAGVKGEEVSFIESKPVNGATPGHLEEPETDVKQEASGLGGENLPSRLIVVEFKSLTVATPARPKPRPMKTHGNVNRKDFKRFCKVPVPGAQGLPNIIGGSDLLAHNRGKNSELEEWLRDAAEDERQNKKEETLGDDLFRYNPKPTKKR; the protein is encoded by the exons ATGTGGACACTGAACCCTTTAGAATCCGGAG GTGTCACCCACTACCTCCTGCCAGGTAAGGAGTATGTGGTGGGGCGTAAGAACTGTGAGGTCATCCTGCCCAATGACCAGTCCATCAGCCGGGCTCATGCTCacctcactgctacagatcag GCCCTGACCCTGAAGGACAGTTCTAAGTATGGCACGTTTGTTAACGAGGAGCGTCTGTCAGGAGACACCCCTCGCAGCCTGACGGCAGGGGACAGAGTGACATTTGGAGTTTTTCACAGCAAATTCAG tgtgaaGCAGGTAACTGTGGTGGTGTGCTCGTCCTGTGTTGATAATGAAGGGAAGGTCTCTCTGTCTCAGACCCTGCAGCTTCTGGGTGGCCGGCTGACCAACACCTGGACACAGGACTGCACTCACCTGGTCATGCCCACTGTTAAAGTCACGATCAAG ACTATCTGTGCGTTGCTGTGCTGTCGGCCCATAGTCAAGCAGGAGTTTTTCACGGAGCTCACCAAAGCCCTGCAACAGAAACAACCACCTCCAAAAGCTGAGAG TTTCTTCCCAGAAATAGACGAGCCCAGTCTGAATAAGGATGAGGTGGACCTGACAGAGAGGCCAGAACGTAAAGAACTTTTCACTGGCAAGACCTTCCTCTTCCTCAATGCCAAACAG CAAAAGCGTCTGAGTTTGGCAGTGAGTTGTGGAGGTGGGAGGAGCCAGCTCTTGGAGGAGGGGTCTGTCCCTGTGTCACTCCTTGAATCTCCATTGAGCTGTGTGATCTGCATGACAACGGGGAACTCCCAAGCACTACTGCCCCCCTCCACTAAGAACACTAAGAAGTGGGCAGACTCTGTGGGGAGGATTCTACAGAG GAAAGGTCTTCGATTCATCACAGAGTCTGAGATCGGATTGGCTGCCATCTATGTCAGCTGTGACAAGTACTGCAATCCCTCCAATCAGATGGCTGACTCAG AATCCATGAGAATGAAACCCACCATTCCTGGCGCCACGCTATCCCAGAATGCACCAGTGGATGAGACAGTAATGCCAGCGGCGTCTCAGAACATCACAGCCTATGCTGTAAACACAGAGCCGTCACAGGGCATCAGTGG GTTTGACGTGGCTGGGGTGAGCGCAGTTGGAGAGACCCCTGAGAGGGACCAGAGCCGGACCACCTCTCATCTTAACCGACCCAAACCCTCAGGCCGAGAGCTGGCCGGGACCTGCACAGTGGCAGAGACTATGATGTCATCATTCAGTGCCTCAGACAGCGCTGGTGGTGGCGGCTCGGACAGAAAAAAGGGAGAGCTACAACATCCAG GTGGAGGGAAAGGTGATGCCATCACCAGATTCCTGGCCACAGCCCCTCGGACCAACGTGCAGACGATGTCCCCACAGAAGCACTCCTCCCAGAAACAACAGGTCTTGCAGAAAGGTTCCCCCCAGAAACAGTCTGCCCTCACTAATTTCTTCCAGCCTGTCGGCAAGAAAAG acctcGGGAAGGCGAGGAGTCCCCTACTGTCCCATCAGAGGCCAAGCTCTCCAGGAGGGAAGAAGACAAGGAGAAGACGAAGAGGACAGTACCACAGCACTCAGAGACCTCCAaccccccacacacccccacagGCAGGTCCCAGGGCCAACACAGCTCAGGTGCACATCTGTTTCCAGGTCAGACTGAGGCTCTGTCAGAGGGGTTCTCCAACCCTGCCCAGCAGGGGCTCCAAtccaggaagaggaaggagatggaggaggagactAAAGGGGGTGGGGCTTCAGAGATAGAGATGGACGAACTGGAGTCCATCATGTCTGAGGACATGGACGAATCGGATGAGCCCATGTCAGCCAGTCAAGGCCAGCGGTTGAAGCTGACGGAACAGAGTTCAACCAATCAAGGCCAGAGGTCTCAACTGACAGACAAGAGCTCAACCAATAAACGGCTCCTAGAAACAGTGGAACTTACCTCTGCCAATAAGAAACAGCGGGTTTATCCAGTGGAACCAATCGCAGCCAATCATAGGTCAGGCTTGGAGTCAGCCAGCAGACGACAGCGAGCGGAGCCTGTAGCTGGGGTCAAAGGCGAAGAGGTGTCTTTTATTGAG TCAAAACCAGTTAATGGTGCGACCCCTGGTCATCTGGAAGAGCCAGAGACTGATGTCAAACAGGAAGCCTCA GGTTTAGGGGGTGAGAATCTCCCCAGCAGACTTATAGTGGTGGAGTTCAAATCCCTCACCGTGGCAACACCGGCAAGACCTAAACCACGCCCCATGAAGACGCACGGCAATGTCAACAGGAAGGACTTTAAACGCTTCTGCAAG gtccCAGTTCCCGGTGCCCAGGGTTTGCCCAACATCATCGGAGGGTCAGACCTGTTGGCCCACAACCGAGGCAAGAACTCTGAGCTGGAGGAGTGGCTGAGAGACGCAGCAGAG GATGAGCGTCAGAACAAGAAAGAGGAGACTTTGGGAGATGACCTTTTCAG gtacAACCCCAAACCCACCAAGAAAAGATGA
- the LOC115177512 gene encoding oxidative stress-induced growth inhibitor 2-like isoform X2, giving the protein MVLLLSLGGMRRARGWPGVSDLNYRSVPALALATAMPLLEETTVPREHPPTLPVVIIGNGPSGICLSYLLSGYKPYLDPSAVHPNPVLYRKLQETRHLPITEQDLEYLSEGLEGRSGNPVAVLFDTLLHPNADFGYEFPPVLQWRRDKQQHLPHLVLGRATPGGAWHVMEGSMLTISLGIWMELPGINYRDLTNNGKCRGVTNDRATPEEISSYYRNYVKLMGLKQNFVDNTYVTSVQKLFRGQEGEGLENGHGVLGEGGKGVYERGKGVYEGREGEGVDEGGGGGLWEVRGYQRVQGDTHVPFCLFSENVVLATGASDSPAQLGVEGEELPFVFHSISALGLAVSRKKLGPNSDPVLIVGAGLSAADAVLCACNNNISVLHAFRKHVDDPGLIFKQLPKTLYPEYHKVYHMMHSQTHATPNMAATSTTNGLPSMAASVCSKMCSKPQPTTTNMAASGGPVLFPDYTSFPEHCVVSFQSDMKCVLQGSNSLKAFKISMALVLIGTHPNLFFLKGQGQYLGLDPTKPISCKQNPVDVHPYTFECTKDPGLFAMGPLVGDNFVRFLKGGALGIASCLLKRLKKKGKLIAEGGGVGGGEFI; this is encoded by the exons ATGGTGTTGCTGCTTTCTCTTGGAGGGATGCGGAGAGCTAGAGGATGGCCGGGAGTGTCTGACCTAAATTATAGGAG tgtgcCGGCTCTGGCCCTGGCTACAGCCATGCCTCTTCTGGAAGAGACCACTGTGCCTCGAGAGCATCCCCCCACACTGCCTGTGGTCATCATAG GTAACGGGCCATCAGGTATCTGCCTGTCCTACCTGCTGAGTGGCTACAAGCCCTACCTGGACCCTTCAGCTGTTCACCCAAACCCTGTTCTGTACAGGAAGTTACAGGAGACCAGACACCTGCCCATCACTGAACAG GATCTGGAGTATCTGAGTGAAGGTCTGGAGGGGCGGTCAGGAAACCCTGTAGCGGTGCTGTTTGACACCCTGCTGCACCCCAATGCTGATTTTGGCTACGAGTTTCCCCCTGTGCTACAGTGGAGACGAGACAAGCAGCAGCACCTCCCTCACCTGGTGCTGGGCAGGGCTACGCCTGGAGGGGCCTGGCAC gtGATGGAGGGCTCCATGCTGACCATCAGTCTGGGCATCTGGATGGAACTGCCAGGGATCAACTACCGAGACCTGACTAACAATGGCAAATGCAG gGGCGTGACCAACGACCGGGCCACTCCAGAGGAGATCTCGTCTTACTACCGTAACTACGTCAAGCTGATGGGCCTGAAGCAGAACTTTGTTGACAACACCTACGTGACCTCTGTGCAGAAACTTTTCCGTGGACAGGAGGGGGAGGGtctagagaatggtcatggagtgttgggggaggggggaaagggggtgtacgagaggggaaagggggtgtacgaggggagggagggtgagggtgtAGACGAAGGGGGAGGTGGGGGCCTGTGGGAGGTGAGGGGGTACCAGCGGGTGCAGGGCGACACCCACGTTCCTTTCTGCCTGTTTTCAGAGAATGTAGTTCTGGCCACGGGCGCGTCTGATTCGCCAGCTCAGCTGGGTGTGGAGGGGGAGGAGCTTCCCTTCGTGTTCCACAGCATCTCTGCCCTGGGATTGGCTGTGAGCCGGAAGAAGCTTGGGCCAAACTCTGATCCGGTGCTGATCGTGGGGGCGGGGTTAAGCGCGGCAGATGCGGTTTTGTGCGCTTGTAACAACAACATTTCCGTGCTGCATGCGTTCCGCAAACACGTAGACGACCCAGGCCTCATCTTTAAACAGCTACCCAAGACCCTCTACCCAGAATACCACAAGGTCTACCACATGATGCACTCCCAGACCCATGCAACACCAAACATGGCTGCCACCTCCACTACCAATGGCCTTCCCAGCATGGCCGCCTCAGTCTGCTCCAAGATGTGCTCCAAGCCCCAACCCACCACAACTAACATGGCCGCCagtggtggtcccgttctgttcCCTGACTACACCAGCTTCCCAGAGCACTGCGTGGTGTCCTTCCAGTCAGACATGAAGTGTGTCCTACAGGGGAGCAACTCCCTCAAGGCCTTTAAGATCTCCATGGCTCTGGTGTTGATCGGCACCCACCCCAACCTGTTCTTCCTCAAGGGCCAGGGCCAGTACCTGGGACTGGACCCCACCAAACCCATCTCCTGCAAGCAGAACCCTGTGGATGTGCACCCCTACACCTTCGAGTGCACCAAGGACCCAGGACTGTTCGCCATGGGCCCGCTGGTGGGAGACAACTTTGTTCGCTTCCTAAAGGGCGGTGCTCTAGGCATTGCCTCCTGCCTGCTCAAGAGACTGAAGAAGAAAGGCAAGCTGATCGCAGAAGGGGGAGGAGTCGGAGGAGGGGAGTTTATCTAG
- the LOC115177512 gene encoding oxidative stress-induced growth inhibitor 2-like isoform X3: MPLLEETTVPREHPPTLPVVIIGNGPSGICLSYLLSGYKPYLDPSAVHPNPVLYRKLQETRHLPITEQDLEYLSEGLEGRSGNPVAVLFDTLLHPNADFGYEFPPVLQWRRDKQQHLPHLVLGRATPGGAWHVMEGSMLTISLGIWMELPGINYRDLTNNGKCRGVTNDRATPEEISSYYRNYVKLMGLKQNFVDNTYVTSVQKLFRGQEGEGLENGHGVLGEGGKGVYERGKGVYEGREGEGVDEGGGGGLWEVRGYQRVQGDTHVPFCLFSENVVLATGASDSPAQLGVEGEELPFVFHSISALGLAVSRKKLGPNSDPVLIVGAGLSAADAVLCACNNNISVLHAFRKHVDDPGLIFKQLPKTLYPEYHKVYHMMHSQTHATPNMAATSTTNGLPSMAASVCSKMCSKPQPTTTNMAASGGPVLFPDYTSFPEHCVVSFQSDMKCVLQGSNSLKAFKISMALVLIGTHPNLFFLKGQGQYLGLDPTKPISCKQNPVDVHPYTFECTKDPGLFAMGPLVGDNFVRFLKGGALGIASCLLKRLKKKGKLIAEGGGVGGGEFI, encoded by the exons ATGCCTCTTCTGGAAGAGACCACTGTGCCTCGAGAGCATCCCCCCACACTGCCTGTGGTCATCATAG GTAACGGGCCATCAGGTATCTGCCTGTCCTACCTGCTGAGTGGCTACAAGCCCTACCTGGACCCTTCAGCTGTTCACCCAAACCCTGTTCTGTACAGGAAGTTACAGGAGACCAGACACCTGCCCATCACTGAACAG GATCTGGAGTATCTGAGTGAAGGTCTGGAGGGGCGGTCAGGAAACCCTGTAGCGGTGCTGTTTGACACCCTGCTGCACCCCAATGCTGATTTTGGCTACGAGTTTCCCCCTGTGCTACAGTGGAGACGAGACAAGCAGCAGCACCTCCCTCACCTGGTGCTGGGCAGGGCTACGCCTGGAGGGGCCTGGCAC gtGATGGAGGGCTCCATGCTGACCATCAGTCTGGGCATCTGGATGGAACTGCCAGGGATCAACTACCGAGACCTGACTAACAATGGCAAATGCAG gGGCGTGACCAACGACCGGGCCACTCCAGAGGAGATCTCGTCTTACTACCGTAACTACGTCAAGCTGATGGGCCTGAAGCAGAACTTTGTTGACAACACCTACGTGACCTCTGTGCAGAAACTTTTCCGTGGACAGGAGGGGGAGGGtctagagaatggtcatggagtgttgggggaggggggaaagggggtgtacgagaggggaaagggggtgtacgaggggagggagggtgagggtgtAGACGAAGGGGGAGGTGGGGGCCTGTGGGAGGTGAGGGGGTACCAGCGGGTGCAGGGCGACACCCACGTTCCTTTCTGCCTGTTTTCAGAGAATGTAGTTCTGGCCACGGGCGCGTCTGATTCGCCAGCTCAGCTGGGTGTGGAGGGGGAGGAGCTTCCCTTCGTGTTCCACAGCATCTCTGCCCTGGGATTGGCTGTGAGCCGGAAGAAGCTTGGGCCAAACTCTGATCCGGTGCTGATCGTGGGGGCGGGGTTAAGCGCGGCAGATGCGGTTTTGTGCGCTTGTAACAACAACATTTCCGTGCTGCATGCGTTCCGCAAACACGTAGACGACCCAGGCCTCATCTTTAAACAGCTACCCAAGACCCTCTACCCAGAATACCACAAGGTCTACCACATGATGCACTCCCAGACCCATGCAACACCAAACATGGCTGCCACCTCCACTACCAATGGCCTTCCCAGCATGGCCGCCTCAGTCTGCTCCAAGATGTGCTCCAAGCCCCAACCCACCACAACTAACATGGCCGCCagtggtggtcccgttctgttcCCTGACTACACCAGCTTCCCAGAGCACTGCGTGGTGTCCTTCCAGTCAGACATGAAGTGTGTCCTACAGGGGAGCAACTCCCTCAAGGCCTTTAAGATCTCCATGGCTCTGGTGTTGATCGGCACCCACCCCAACCTGTTCTTCCTCAAGGGCCAGGGCCAGTACCTGGGACTGGACCCCACCAAACCCATCTCCTGCAAGCAGAACCCTGTGGATGTGCACCCCTACACCTTCGAGTGCACCAAGGACCCAGGACTGTTCGCCATGGGCCCGCTGGTGGGAGACAACTTTGTTCGCTTCCTAAAGGGCGGTGCTCTAGGCATTGCCTCCTGCCTGCTCAAGAGACTGAAGAAGAAAGGCAAGCTGATCGCAGAAGGGGGAGGAGTCGGAGGAGGGGAGTTTATCTAG